A region of the Longimicrobium sp. genome:
GGCGGAAGGCGAGGCGAGTCCCCCGCTGGAGCTGCGCCTGGCCGCCACCGCCACCCTCAAGGCGCTGGAGGGAATCCTCCGGGAACGCGTACGGTTTTCGCTCCTGGGCATCAAGAGCTTCCGCGTGTTCGACACGGACGTCGTGGTGGTGCTGATGCGCACCGACCAGGGCGCTCCGCTGGTGGGTGCCGCGCTGGCCAGCGGCGACCCGCACCGGGCCGCGGCGCTCGCCGTGCTGAACGCCACCAACCGCGTGCTGGGCAACTACCTGGCTCACAGCCAGTAGGACGCGCAGGAGCGCCGGGCAATCGTCCGCCCCCGCCGCTGTTTCCCCGCGGAGCAAGGATCGTTACCCCGCCGTTACACCCGGGCCGTACACTCCCCCGGAACCGTGACGCGATCCCTGCTTCCGATGAGGAGTGGCATCTTGCCGAGCACTTCCGGCCATCCGCATTCTTCCAGCGTGTTCACCGGCGTGATCGGCGCCGGGCGTAGCCAGCCTGCCGAGCGCGTGATGCGAATGCCCGCACACATCCTGGTGGTAGACGACGAGCCAGACATCTCGGCGCTCGTGGCGTATCACCTTGCGCGCGAGTCGTACCGCGTGCGCACGGCGGCCAGCGGGCCCGAGGCGCTTCACGCGTCCGAGGTGGAGCGGCCGGACCTGGTGGTGCTGGACCTGATGCTTCCGGGGATGTCGGGGCTGGCGGTGCTGGAGGAGCTGCGCCGCCGTCCCGAGACGCAGGAGATTCCCGTGATCCTGCTCACCGCCCGCAAGGAGGAGCAGGACCGCATCGCGGGGTTGCGGCTGGGCGCCGACGACTACGTGTCGAAGCCCTTTTCGCCGCAGGAGCTGATCCTGCGCGTGGCGGCGGTGCTGCGGCGGGTGCAGCAGGCGCCCCCCGCGACGACGGGGGGCAAGGTGGTGCGCGTGGGTCCGTTCGCGATCGACGAGGGCGCGGCGCAGGCGCAGGTGGATGGGCGCGAGCTGGACCTGACACCTACCGAGTACCGCCTGCTGCTGATCCTGATGGAGCGCCGGGGCCGCGTGCAGAGCCGCCGGCAGCTGCTGGAGGCGGTGTGGGAGGTCACCGCGAACATTGCCACGCGCACGGTAGACATGCACGTGCAGCGGCTGCGCAGCAAGCTGGGCGACCAGGCCGACTGGATCGAAACGGTGCGCGGCTTCGGCTACCGGTTCCGCACCGATCCGCCGCAGTAGCGCCGGGCGCTGACGCCGAACGAGCCGATCGATAGATTCATCGCTGCGCCGGACGATCCGGGGCAGCGATTCTGTTGACGGCACGGCCGCGTCACAGCCCTGTCATCCTGAGCCCCAGGCGCGCAGGACCGGCCCGCAAACAAGGCCACGCGGGGCGAAGGATCCAGCCGCGGTTGCCTCTCAGCCCGGGCGCGCCAGCGGTCACTAAGGGCGAGGCCTCGGCTGCCGTGGGGCCCTCACCCGGCCGCGCTGAGACGCGTGCCACCCTCTCCCACAAACAGCGTGGGAGAGGGGGTACACTTCGGGTTTTGGTGCGTCGGCCGGGACTTAGCAGAGGCCCGGCCCCGCGGGGGCGACTGAAGTCGCGGCAACAACGGCCCAAAGTCCGCCTTCGCGGACTGCGAGCGCAGTCGAGTGCGCGGGGCCAGCCGAAGCGCGTTTCAGGTCTCCCCCTCCCCTGCGAAGCGGGGGACGGGGGCTGGGGGGAGGGGGCTCCATCAGCATGAGCCATCGCCGGTCGACCCTCGATCGAAGTCTCCCCTCTCCCGTCGCAGTTTGCCGGGCGAAGGGGCCCGGGGGAGGGCCAACCCGAGGCATTCGCCCCTCCCAGCCTCACCTCACCGGAAGTTCTCCCCCTGTCCCGCGCAGTTTGCGGGGGAGGGGCCGGGGGGAGGGGGAACCATTCTCACAAC
Encoded here:
- a CDS encoding response regulator transcription factor — encoded protein: MRMPAHILVVDDEPDISALVAYHLARESYRVRTAASGPEALHASEVERPDLVVLDLMLPGMSGLAVLEELRRRPETQEIPVILLTARKEEQDRIAGLRLGADDYVSKPFSPQELILRVAAVLRRVQQAPPATTGGKVVRVGPFAIDEGAAQAQVDGRELDLTPTEYRLLLILMERRGRVQSRRQLLEAVWEVTANIATRTVDMHVQRLRSKLGDQADWIETVRGFGYRFRTDPPQ